From a single Marinobacter sp. SS13-12 genomic region:
- a CDS encoding DUF1289 domain-containing protein: MKVADKVRSPCVSICALDDKDMCVGCHRTSDEIMRWSQMSNDERREVLQKVAMRESKVLI, from the coding sequence ATGAAAGTCGCCGACAAGGTACGCTCGCCCTGTGTGAGCATTTGCGCGCTGGATGACAAAGATATGTGTGTTGGCTGTCATCGCACCAGTGATGAAATTATGCGGTGGTCTCAAATGAGCAATGACGAGCGCCGTGAAGTGCTACAAAAAGTCGCCATGCGTGAAAGCAAGGTCTTGATTTGA